The Zingiber officinale cultivar Zhangliang chromosome 2A, Zo_v1.1, whole genome shotgun sequence genomic sequence caattgttggatcgagacgcgctagagggggggtgaatagcgctcgtggctataatcgttcaattatcggaatcgtaaaacgtaagagttactgcagcggaataaaatgacacagagagacaagggatttttacttcgttcggagcctgtgacgactcctattcgaaggcccgcgatccttgatcgctttccgtgggcaacaactataagctcgacaagagtacaagtattacagttaagtattgaaaagaatacagttatactgacgacaatatcgtaatctgaagattcagggctccgggtcgtcgatgtctcgcaacaacacttcggaatcgtctcgtgagcagcttgtagcagtgagatcacttgaaagttgtgttttgaagctgctggtcgagaccccttataaagggggttcaaggcgccttatactgttcaccaaggcgccttgaacgagccgagtcacccgcgtggatcagcacggacctggtcgaactctatctggttcaaggcgcctttagCCTATCCAgggtgccttcaacctccggtccaaggcgccttcaactccattcaaggcgcctccagtctgctgcgctggccttttcctgactcgcacccgaggcgcctccaagctccatggaggcgcctcggcactgttcatccgaggtcttttttTGTACTTTCACTACTAGAAAATGTGGCTTTTGCGTCAAGCAAAATTGCGATGGCCAGTTTGTCATCGTAAAAGCTTAATATTTACGTTGATAAAATTATCCATCGCAAAAAAGTGGTAGCATAATTTTTTTGCGTCTGGAATCTTTATTTACGACTAAAAATACAGTGACGCATATAATAAGATCTTTTGCGATGGATATTTTGAGCATTTACTATGCATATCTGACCATCACATATATCACTACTATATGCGACCGAAAATAAGATTAGTTACGACGCTTAATTGACCGTTGTATTTAGTTATATATTTGCGATGAGTAAATTCTTTTTATATGACTGATATTAATGGGACGCAAATGATAAACTGTGATATAAACCCTAAGCCGCCTTCTTTTCTCCCTCTCGCCAAATTTTCCCTCGGAGCCTCCCTCTCCGTTTCTCCCTCTCGCCAAAAAACATAGCCATCGCAAGCCCTAATCTCCTGAACTCGCCCTCCCCAGTCCCCTTTCCCTCCATTGTCGCCTTCCCCAAAGCCCTTTCCTCCCGAACTCACCCTCCCCAAGCCTCTTTCCCTCCATTGTCGCCTTCCCCAAACCCCTTTCCTCCCGAACTCGCCCTCCCCAAACGCTTTTCCTATCCGGTGGAGCAATGGCTGAAATAGAAAGGATGTACTAGAGTTGTAGCTCTTGTTTCGTTGATTGAAAGTGTGGCTTACGGCGGTGGTAGTTGCGGCATATGGTGAAGCAGTGGCGGCGTACGATTGTCTTGTGGCTTATGGTGTTCATGTGACTGGTGACCTACTCTCCTAATGCCTCTTTCACAATCATCCCCTCTCCCCTTGCTGCATCTATTTACTTTTTTTCTTTGCCCCCCtcactttctttctttctccctCAGCCCTCCCCTCACAGTACGCCTCCCATTCCCACTGCAACTTTGCTGACTACAGTATCTAGAAAGGTCAAATTACCCCTCTTTCAATTCTTATTGTTCTTTAtctattttttgttttcattttcttccaTTTTTTGACACTTGATGTTTAATGGCTTGTATTGCATGATATATGTAGGAGCTTTATCCTTGTCTAGGTGGAATTTGTTGATACATTTAAATCATGGGCTGAATTAagctaccttttttttttttagaaaatctgGAAATCACATGGTTGTTTATAAGCAGCATTTAGTTGATTTTGGTGCATATTAATGATATTTTGGGACTGAAATTGATGGCTAAATATTGGATTCAGTAGACTGCTTGTTTATGATAACGTGAGGCTTAATTATTACTTGGATTATTGGGAGGCTGAAAACTTAGTGAAATGTTGGAGTTTTAATTGCTGCATTACATGAGCTATTTTTCCCTTGATATTTAGATTTTGGATGAATTAAATTGCACCTAAAATGTCTAGTATTTGAGCtgcaaatatttgagtttgcACCATCCAACTAAGCATTTTTTCCtttcaattttctttttatcttcCAGCTGATTCTTCTCCTCTATCTTCACTTCTTGTTGTGGCAGCTTTAAGAGCTTTTAATCGCGAAAATCTTGGCCGGAGGAAGAAAAGGGCTTGGGAAGGACACTCTCACCCTTTTTACAAGGtaattttccctttctttctcctttgttGGCTAGTTTGGATTTGAAAAGTTCAAGCTAGATTTTGTTGATTCTTGGTAAATGTTAGTCTTGTTTGTTGCGAGCATGAATTTTTTTTAGGCTTACATGTGTAGATGTAAGTTGAATGTTAGTCTTGTTTGTTGTTGAAACTTAAGCTTAAATTGTGCTTGAAATGTTGAATTCTCTAGAGCATGATTAGGCTTTGTTTTTTTGAGCATTACACAAAAATTTTGAGGTTTGGATGCACTAAATTGtatttgatttgtggaggtgAGAGTGTGAGCTCTTCTTGCATAATGTAGTTATTCAATCCTTAAATTTATggcttaaaatattaaatttgaaagGTGCGTTAACAAGTTGGAAATtgttgaaatttttatttttcttgttaatTTCTATTGGGCTTGCTGTTTTTGGAGCTTAACATtatgtttattttgatatatatcCATTTTATACATGTATATATGTGTTTTATCTTAGGTTGATTTGATGGATAAGAGTTGGATAGATTTATGTGATTCAAAATCAGCTGAGTATGTCTCTGGAGTTAATAGCTTCTTGGAATTTGCATTTAGGGACAAGTCTTCTGATTCACAAATTGTGTGCCCTTGTAACGTGTGTGATAATCGATATTTTAAAAACAGAAGTGAGGTTTCAGAGCATTGTTTTTTTAATGGTTTTCTTAAAGGGTATAAGAATTGGACATACCATGGAGAACCTTATGTATGTCAGCGAAGAGGGGATACTTCACATAGTGGGAATGAAAATGTTAGGGATGATATGGTTGGAATGCTTCATGAAGCAATGGGAATTCCTAACGTCCATAGAAATATAGACAATGATTCTCAATCATCACCTGAGAATATTGAACAGAATGTTGATGATGCAACTAAAAGATTTTTTGAATTATTGAAAGATGCAGAGTCTGAACTGTATCCTGGATGTGTTAAGTTCACAAAATTATCATTTATTGTTCGTTTGTTACTTTTGAAGGTAACGAACGGGTGGACTGATACTTCCATTGACATGCTTCTTCAACTTTTGAAAGAGGTATTCCCAGAGGCAAAAATTCCCACCTCATTCTATGAAGCCCAAAAGCTGAATGATGATTTGGGTTTCACTTGTGAAACAATTGATGCTTGCCCTAAtaattgtatgttgtttagaggaAATGACAAAGGTCTTACTAGTTGTGAGATTTGTGGGGCGACTAGATATAAAGAAGGGGGGAATAAAATAGCCGCGTAGCAAATGCGATACTTTCCACTAAAACCGCGGCTAAAAAAACTATTCATGTCTTCAAAGACAGCTTCTGAAATGAAATGGCATGCGAAAGAACGGGTGGATGACGGAGTTTTTAGGCATCCTGCTGACTCCCTTGCATGGAAACAGTTTGATGTTAAATGGCCTGAATTTGCAAGTGATAGTCGCAATGTTAGACTTGGACTTGCATCAGATGGGTTCAACCCTTTCAGAACGATGAACATCGCTCATAGCACGTGGCCTGTTGTGATTGTCGTATATAACTTACCGCCATGGCTGTGCATGACTCAATCTTCCTTCATTCTATCTATCCTAGTTGATGGGCCCAAAAGTCCAGGAAACAAGATAGATGTTTACATGCAACCATTAATTGATGATTTGAAGGAACTATGGTCCACGGGTGTACCAACTTATGATGCATCCACCAATGAAATGTTTGAATTGCGTGCGACACTTTTATGGACCATTAGTGATTTTCCTGCCTATGCAATGCTATCTGGTTGGAGCACTAAGGGAGAGTTTGCTTGTCCATGTTGTGCTATGCAACTAAGTCAACATGGTTGAAGCATGGCAGAAAATTTTCTTATGCATATCATCGACGTTTCTTGCCTATTGGCCATAGATTACGTCGAGATAAAGTGTCGTTCAATGGAAAAATAGAATTGGATTCTAAGCCTTCAACATTATCTGGAGTTGATTCTTTAAGGCAGTTAGATTCATATGACATCTTGACTGAGTACAAAAAAGAGGatttgaagaaaagaagaagggatgATTATGAGAGACAAAGCTCAAGGATTCCAAAGGAACACAATTGGAAAAAGAAGAGCATATTTTTTGAGTTAGAATATTGGCAGCACAATTTAGGCCGACACAATATTGATGTGATGCACACTGAGAGAAATAATTTTGATAACTTGCTTTTTACATGCATGAGTACTCCTGGCAAAACAAAGGATAATTTGAATGCTCGACGCGATCTCAAAGATATGGGAGTTAGGGGTCCATTACACCCCCAAGAATCAAGTGGTTCCACTAAGATTATTTTGCAACCTGGTTCTTTTGCAATGAGTAGAAAAGATAAAGAGATATTTTGTAAGGTCCTAAAAAATTTGAAGGTTCCTGACGGATATGCATCTAATATATCAAGGCGTGTAAATTTGAATGATCGGAGTATATGGGGTCTCAAAAGTCATGACTGTCACATATTTATGCAACAACTACTCCCAATTGCTATACGACGAGTATTGCCCAAAAATATTGTACAAGTAGTGATTGAATTATCCAATTTTTTTAGGCAATTATGTTCGAAAGTGAACACAAGAGCTCAATTGGAAGACATTCAAGAACGCATTGCACTTACGCTTTGCAATCTTGAGAGGATTTTTCCTCCATCTTTCTTCGATATAATGGAACATTTACCCATTCATTTGGTTGAAGAGGCTTTAATATGTGGAGCTGTGCATTTTAGGTGGATGTATCCAATTGAAAGGTATTTTTATTTAGCCGTCAAATAATCTTATATATGTTGTcacatttcttcttttttttaaccTATTATTTTATACTAAAAATAtgtctaactttcataatttgtAGATATCTACTCACATTGAAGAAATATGTGAGAAATAGAGCTCATCCAGAGGGTTCAATTTCTAAAGGATACTTGTTAGAAGAATGTTTAAACTTTTGCTCAAGGTATCTCAATAACGTAacaacaaggtcaaatagacctcCACGGAATTTTAGTGGAGATATCGAGATGGGTCGGCTTATAGGAAAGGGCAAGCAAATATGTCTAGATGAAGTCACATGGGTTCAAGCACATCGATATGTGCTTGTTAACACGGATCAAATAGGTCCTTATCAAGAGTAAGTATACTATTACTACTACGAATACTACTACTACTATTAAACAACTACTCATAGGACTAACTATGAAATGAATTGGACAGAATGCACATGTCATTACTTGCGGGGCAATATCCACGTGCGGGAAGGAACCATATCCAACGGATTCACAATGAAACATTCCACGAGTGGTTTAAGAACCATGTAAGCTATACTAAACTTGCATGGATGTTGTCACTCTATATAGTAATGGTTACTAATTGAAAAACTAACATTTGCTATAAACTTTCAGATACGTGATTTGCAACGTAATTCCACTACACAAATCTCTGATGTGGTTAAAAAGTTGGCGTGTGGTCCTGACAAGTGGGCTCGTAGCTTCAATGTTTGCATTGTGAATGGTTTCAGATTTCGAACAAAGAGCTATGAAGAGTCTAAGGCAACTCAAAATAGTGGAGTTATGCTTAGAGCTAGCACTTTAAGCTTTGCTAGTGCAAGAGATAGAACTCCACATGAGGGACAAGTTATATATTATGGGGTTCTAACACATATCATTAAAGTTAGATATACGAATGATCTTCAGTACACTCTATTCAAGTGTGATTGGATTGATAATGAGAGAGGAAAAATGGAAGATGAATTCAAGTTCACACTGGTGAACTTTAGCCGCTTGATGTATGGTGGTAATAATATTAGGGATGAACCATTCATTTTATCTAGCCAAGCAGAACAATGTTGGTATGTGGCTGATCCGATTGATTCAAATTGGAATGTTGTAATGAGAATGTCACTTAGAGATAATTTTGACATTTACTCAAGATTCCATGATACTGATGGTTATTTTCCACAACCCCTTGATGATCGCCCAATTGCTCGTGAGCAAGATGCCACTTGGGTGAGACAAGGGGTGGAGGCTATTGCTGTTGACACAATGTTGAACTTGAATGAAACTGAAAGACAAATGAATGAAAATGAAGATGCTTGATATATATGTGCTTATCATAATTATATGAATGTAAGTCTCTTTCCTTGCAAATTTGGTTACGCATGTAATGTGTACCTATATGTATCGGATGGAATAGCATGTTTCCAAAACTTACCATCTTTGtctgttgtttttttttctctgatTATTTTCCTCATTATATTTAATCACTGCATCTTCAATTGTAATTGCTTATGTTATTTCGTTCCAATATTGGACAGGGAGCATGGGAGGAAAAAGAAAGTTTCGTGGCACTACGATGGTTGACATTATTGAGAAGAGGGTTACCAGATCATCAAGGAATCTTGGACAAAGTTCGATGCCCGGGCAACAATCACTACATGAAGAAGGAAGGCAAACACAGCCTCAAACACAGCTAGAGGTTCAGccacagccaccaccaccaccacaaccACAGCCGCCACCACCTCCACGACCGCAACCACAACAGGAAGCACCTCAATTACAACTGCAAGCATGTCAACTAGAGCACCAGCAGCAAGAAGGATCTACTGCTACTAATGATGCTACAATTTCAGGTTATGATCTGCCATATATTTAGTTATTTAGTTAAGGCAGCCATACATTTGTCTATCTATATTTTTCTCAACTCTTCTTCTATGATTTAATTTGTATGCTACTACTAATGGAATTAAAATTTATGTAGTACCTAGTATAGGTTCTACATCTGAAGGCTCTAGGAGAGGCCGTGGTGGTGCTCGCCCTTGTTTACGGTGGGGTACATCAAGGAAATTGGAGGTTCACCTTGGTAACAATGGCAAGATTGTTGGTTTGGACAAGATGAAATTGCAGTCCACTCTTGGTGTGTTGGCAAGAAATGGTTCCAAGCTCCCCCTCACATATCCATCATTCTCAGATATACCACCATCCTTGACTGATGATATTTGGGAGGAAGTTCAAGTTAAGATAATTTTGTTTAAATGGTTATTGATAGACTATTATAATAatctattattttaaatattcatgaaatattattattttaggaCAATACTACTTTGCATCCGGAGGCAAAAGTAAGAGTATTAATGGATGTGGCAGTGAAGTGGAAGGACTTCAAGAGTCGTTTGAAGACAAAGTATTTTGCTCCTTTTGTGGCCACTGATAATGTACCTATGGATAGTCCAGATAGTCGTGTTTCAAATGATCAATGGAAGACCCTAGTTGCTTATTGGAAGGACCAAAACATCATGGTTCTTACTCTTTATTTATCAACATTTCGTATGACTATACTAATATTTTATGCGTCTAATGCTTTGTAACATCTTTTGGAAGGAAATTTCTGAACGAAACAAGAAAAATAGGGCTTTGTTGAGGTATCCACATCGGACTGGAAGAATATGTTTTGATGAGATCATTGAAAAGGTAAATTCTGTATAATTTGATTCCTTCAATATGATGATATTGTCAAATTTTCGGTGGCAATGAGTTGGTAACTTTTTATATTATAGATGCGGGCTACTAGCATGGACACTTCTCGCCTCGATGTTTTCCTTATGACTCGCATGCCGAAAGCGGGTAAAAGTCTTGATGCGGATACGAAGACAATGGTTGTAAGTATAAAAACTTGCTAGTTTTTAGAGttataaataaaaaatggttCTTTTATAATCTAATTTCTTGAATGGTGTAGGACGCTATAAGAGATGCCATTTCTCGAGTTCCTGAGTCAGACGTCACAACCACATTCAAGGAGAAGCTGTTGGGTAGCCTTGTTGGTGGAGAGGGGCGGCCTCGTATGCGCTGTTTGGGTACAATTTCAGCACCAAATGCAGCTCCCGGTTCATCTCATTTAGCTCCGAGTTCATCTAATGCAACTCCTATTTCTTTGGAGTCAATCCCAGAAGGATTGATGCAAATGATAATTGATAAAGTAGGGGAGTACGTGCTTGAAAAGGCACGGGCTGAAGCACGAGATGAAGTTGCTGTTGCCTTAGAGAATTTCTTTCAAACCATTGTTGCTGGAGCAAATAATGATCCGAATAGATCATCTGTGAGAGCAGAAGGAAATGCAAGTACACAGGTATTAGATTTTAGGTGACTTAAACAATTTTAAGTTCTTTCTTATAATTACTTTGTTATTAAACTACCTTTTATAAATAGGTTGATGATGCATCGAGCGTCCATAAGCCAAACGACTCTTCACGTTGACTTGGGATTTATTTGAGATGATCTTCTATGGTATTAGCTAGGTTAGTGAATTTGGACTACTTATTAGCCAATAGTGTATATGAGCCGGATATGCCATGTATTGTtgggttttggattttaattataatttgtatTTGGTGAAAGTTCTGAATGgctaaaatatatttatctaataattatgtATATATAGGTTGttgaattacaaaaaaaaaaatacggcGGGAGGAGGATTAATTGCAAAATGAATCTAAAATTTTGGTTAATTGTGTATAGGTTGtgtatatatttatctaataattgtgtataggttgtgtatatatttatctaataattgtgtaaaaaaataaaataaatctaaaattctGGTTAAttgtaaaatgaatttttactgCGGGAGGAAGATTATATTTGTCTGTCACAGATATTATTAGATTTGCAATGACCTCACGTCTTTGATATGTTAGTTGCAAATAACCTTTATTTGCGTCACAATTGCGACGACCTGACAATATCGTCACAAATTTGAATTGTTTGCGATGACAACATCCACATCGCAAGAACCCCTTATTCTCGATGCGAATACATTTGTGACGGCATGGTAACCGTCGTGGAGTATTTGCTACCCTCACGTATGCGTCAACCTCTTTTCTGTCGTAAGACCGTCGCTAATGATGATTTACGTCGAAAATGCTACTTTTTACGATCAAAGGACGCCGACGCGAAAGACCACTTTTTTAGTAGtgtttggtccctgcaagatatgttaatcccaaaaataccctgcagcacaaagttagcacaaaacaatgatataactattgaaatatttaacagtctcttgactgtccgagtttgacttcaagtttcctaccggaaaccctaggtcgacctgacgcctactgttccctctacggggaacgcgtcctcacctactccactcaggagatttacctgttgccagtacgatcctccagattgactggacttttgctcgacactcgatgcttccagactttctgctgaacatccgcttcaccggccagttcagactttcacctggttcgcgacaccagggcttttcacctagggttaccaccccctaggacttttgcctgaagccatcgacctgccaagactttccgcatagggttaccaccccctatgacctagggttaccaccccctagggttttaccttgcctaactgcagttaggactttcctgaaatactcagcaaaagctgtcagataacaaagcaccttaactttgaatcctttgccattatcaaaacttaggttcgatcgtcggatgcttcctgcaccaacaggaaagtgggtgaaaacctaagcattaatctcaagaaggggagacacatgcctaggaagggtaggtctaggaatgtccatgatggacatgttgattctagggttagaactctagaattggaaaatcaagccttgaa encodes the following:
- the LOC122043383 gene encoding uncharacterized protein LOC122043383 isoform X2, yielding MGGKRKFRGTTMVDIIEKRVTRSSRNLGQSSMPGQQSLHEEGRQTQPQTQLEVQPQPPPPPQPQPPPPPRPQPQQEAPQLQLQACQLEHQQQEGSTATNDATISVPSIGSTSEGSRRGRGGARPCLRWGTSRKLEVHLGNNGKIVGLDKMKLQSTLGVLARNGSKLPLTYPSFSDIPPSLTDDIWEEVQDNTTLHPEAKVRVLMDVAVKWKDFKSRLKTKYFAPFVATDNVPMDSPDSRVSNDQWKTLVAYWKDQNIMEISERNKKNRALLRYPHRTGRICFDEIIEKMRATSMDTSRLDVFLMTRMPKAGKSLDADTKTMDAIRDAISRVPESDVTTTFKEKLLGSLVGGEGRPRMRCLGTISAPNAAPGSSHLAPSSSNATPISLESIPEGLMQMIIDKVGEYVLEKARAEARDEVAVALENFFQTIVAGANNDPNRSSVRAEGNASTQVDDASSVHKPNDSSR
- the LOC122043383 gene encoding uncharacterized protein LOC122043383 isoform X1 translates to MGGKRKFRGTTMVDIIEKRVTRSSRNLGQSSMPGQQSLHEEGRQTQPQTQLEVQPQPPPPPQPQPPPPPRPQPQQEAPQLQLQACQLEHQQQEGSTATNDATISVPSIGSTSEGSRRGRGGARPCLRWGTSRKLEVHLGNNGKIVGLDKMKLQSTLGVLARNGSKLPLTYPSFSDIPPSLTDDIWEEVQDNTTLHPEAKVRVLMDVAVKWKDFKSRLKTKYFAPFVATDNVPMDSPDSRVSNDQWKTLVAYWKDQNIMEISERNKKNRALLRYPHRTGRICFDEIIEKMRATSMDTSRLDVFLMTRMPKAGKSLDADTKTMVDAIRDAISRVPESDVTTTFKEKLLGSLVGGEGRPRMRCLGTISAPNAAPGSSHLAPSSSNATPISLESIPEGLMQMIIDKVGEYVLEKARAEARDEVAVALENFFQTIVAGANNDPNRSSVRAEGNASTQVDDASSVHKPNDSSR
- the LOC122044289 gene encoding uncharacterized protein LOC122044289, whose protein sequence is MAMWLTAVVVAAYGEAVAAYDCLVAYGVHVTADSSPLSSLLVVAALRAFNRENLGRRKKRAWEGHSHPFYKVDLMDKSWIDLCDSKSAEYVSGVNSFLEFAFRDKSSDSQIVCPWYKNWTYHGEPYVCQRRGDTSHSGNENVRDDMVGMLHEAMGIPNVHRNIDNDSQSSPENIEQNVDDATKRFFELLKDAESELYPGCVKFTKLSFIVRLLLLKVTNGWTDTSIDMLLQLLKEVFPEAKIPTSFYEAQKLNDDLGFTCETIDACPNNSSEMKWHAKERVDDGVFRHPADSLAWKQFDVKWPEFASDSRNVRLGLASDGFNPFRTMNIAHSTWPVVIVVYNLPPWLCMTQSSFILSILVDGPKSPGNKIDVYMQPLIDDLKELWSTGVPTYDASTNEMFELRATLLWTISDFPAYAMLSGWSTKGELRRDKVSFNGKIELDSKPSTLSGVDSLRQLDSYDILTEYKKEDLKKRRRDDYERQSSRIPKEHNWKKKSIFFELEYWQHNLGRHNIDVMHTERNNFDNLLFTCMSTPGKTKDNLNARRDLKDMGVRGPLHPQESSGSTKIILQPGSFAMSRKDKEIFCKVLKNLKVPDGYASNISRRVNLNDRSIWGLKSHDCHIFMQQLLPIAIRRVLPKNIVQVVIELSNFFRQLCSKVNTRAQLEDIQERIALTLCNLERIFPPSFFDIMEHLPIHLVEEALICGAVHFRWMYPIERMHMSLLAGQYPRAGRNHIQRIHNETFHEWFKNHIRDLQRNSTTQISDVVKKLACGPDKWARSFNVCIVNGFRFRTKSYEESKATQNSGVMLRASTLSFASARDRTPHEGQVIYYGVLTHIIKVRYTNDLQYTLFKCDWIDNERGKMEDEFKFTLVNFSRLMYGGNNIRDEPFILSSQAEQCWYVADPIDSNWNVVMRMSLRDNFDIYSRFHDTDGYFPQPLDDRPIAREQDATWVRQGVEAIAVDTMLNLNETERQMNENEDA